The proteins below come from a single Streptomyces sp. B3I8 genomic window:
- a CDS encoding DUF6624 domain-containing protein, with protein sequence MTTPHQHQPQRPDIAQTLIQHAKAASENRRAARSTAAAQQGPAGADAALLTDQANTQVLARIVAAHGWPGRSLVGEEAARAALTLALHADHDLRDQNGFLRAVHEAAQQREASAGQWARLYDRCLARDGKLQVYGTQHRRRSDGELELYPVQDHDQLDVRRAQVGLLPHAEQFRLLRERLAGGSGSLPVPVTDHDEDLALAGSNP encoded by the coding sequence GTGACGACGCCCCACCAGCACCAGCCGCAGCGGCCCGACATCGCCCAGACCCTGATCCAGCATGCCAAGGCCGCCAGTGAGAACCGGCGGGCCGCCCGTTCCACCGCCGCGGCGCAGCAGGGACCGGCGGGGGCCGACGCCGCGCTGCTCACGGACCAGGCCAACACCCAGGTACTCGCGCGGATCGTGGCCGCCCACGGGTGGCCCGGCCGCAGCCTCGTCGGCGAGGAGGCCGCGCGGGCCGCGCTGACGCTCGCGCTGCACGCCGATCACGACCTCCGTGACCAGAACGGATTCCTCCGCGCGGTCCACGAAGCCGCCCAGCAACGCGAGGCGAGCGCGGGCCAGTGGGCGCGCTTGTACGACCGGTGTCTGGCGCGCGACGGAAAACTGCAGGTCTACGGCACGCAGCACCGCCGTCGGTCCGACGGAGAGCTGGAGCTCTACCCGGTCCAAGACCACGATCAGCTCGACGTCCGGCGTGCACAGGTCGGGCTGCTCCCCCACGCAGAGCAGTTCCGGCTCCTGCGCGAGCGCCTGGCGGGCGGGAGCGGTTCGTTACCGGTCCCGGTAACGGACCACGACGAGGACCTCGCCTTGGCCGGGAGTAATCCGTGA
- a CDS encoding LuxR C-terminal-related transcriptional regulator: MAATLRSATELTTLTPTEKRVAEKIAAGLSNQEAAAELGMQPGTLGRHVMNIGLKFGVSSRPAKIHAALASGQALAPEAPDTVPAFTEDELLLLRAVATKSDNDEIAAAARIAPALVTTRIRDLADKAGALNSSHLVGMAHAWQLLDSETATKPDTSASPSPTTLPDHRASGGTQ, from the coding sequence ATGGCTGCCACCCTGCGCTCAGCAACCGAGTTGACCACCTTGACGCCCACCGAGAAGCGCGTTGCCGAGAAGATCGCGGCCGGTCTCAGCAACCAGGAGGCCGCAGCCGAACTCGGGATGCAGCCCGGCACCCTGGGCCGGCACGTCATGAACATCGGCCTCAAGTTCGGCGTCAGCTCCCGTCCGGCCAAGATCCACGCTGCGCTGGCCAGCGGCCAGGCCCTCGCTCCGGAAGCGCCGGACACCGTCCCGGCCTTCACCGAGGACGAATTGCTCCTGCTCCGCGCGGTCGCCACCAAATCGGACAACGACGAGATCGCCGCAGCCGCACGCATCGCCCCGGCCTTGGTGACGACCCGCATCCGCGACCTGGCCGACAAGGCCGGGGCGCTCAACTCCAGCCACCTGGTGGGCATGGCCCACGCCTGGCAGCTCCTGGACTCCGAGACGGCCACGAAGCCGGACACCTCGGCCTCGCCGTCGCCGACCACGCTGCCGGACCATCGCGCCTCCGGAGGTACGCAGTGA
- a CDS encoding cytochrome P450, producing the protein MTTQTPARCPYRIDGAGTDIHAEATTLRALGPATHVELPGDVAAWSVTDPDLIRRLLTHPDISKDAHRHWPAFIKGEIPADWPLRVWVEVRNALSAYGSEHTRLRRPLAAAFNPRRVRALRPQITSITRQLLDELSDTAPDEVVDLRARFAWRLPLLVVNVMLGVPEELHDGFRAAIGALFDTSRNEQEAAAAYAETYRLLNLLVETKGKQPDDDVASTLIADHDSGTLSRQELLDSLMLVIGAGHETTVNLLDHAVVNLLTHPDQHALIASGKAAWEQAIEETLRHQAPIASIIMRFPTRDIEDEPTGLTFRQGDAIVINYAAGGRDPHVHGASADAFDITRTTAREHLAFGHGPHFCPGAPLARLEAAIALPMLFDSYPELRLAVDPEELKPLSSFISNGHRHLPVRLRPPADS; encoded by the coding sequence ATGACCACGCAGACGCCCGCCCGCTGCCCGTACCGGATCGACGGAGCCGGCACCGACATCCACGCCGAGGCCACCACCCTGCGCGCCCTCGGGCCGGCCACCCACGTCGAGCTGCCCGGCGACGTGGCGGCCTGGAGCGTGACAGACCCCGACCTGATCCGACGGCTGCTCACACACCCCGACATCTCCAAGGACGCCCACCGGCACTGGCCCGCGTTCATCAAGGGGGAGATACCCGCCGACTGGCCGCTGCGGGTCTGGGTCGAGGTCCGCAACGCCCTGAGCGCTTACGGCAGCGAGCACACCCGTCTGCGCCGGCCGCTTGCGGCCGCGTTCAACCCGCGCCGGGTCCGCGCCCTTCGCCCGCAGATCACCTCGATCACCCGCCAGCTCCTGGACGAGCTCAGCGACACCGCCCCGGACGAGGTCGTCGACCTGCGGGCCCGCTTCGCCTGGCGGCTGCCACTGCTCGTCGTCAACGTGATGCTCGGCGTGCCCGAGGAGCTCCACGACGGCTTCCGGGCCGCGATCGGCGCCCTGTTCGACACCTCCCGCAACGAGCAGGAGGCCGCCGCCGCGTACGCCGAGACGTACCGGCTGCTGAACCTGCTGGTGGAGACCAAGGGCAAGCAGCCGGACGACGACGTGGCCTCCACGCTGATCGCCGACCACGACAGCGGGACGCTCAGCCGCCAGGAACTCCTGGACAGCCTCATGCTGGTCATCGGCGCCGGACACGAGACCACCGTCAACCTCCTCGACCACGCCGTAGTCAACCTGCTCACCCACCCCGACCAGCACGCCCTGATCGCCTCCGGCAAGGCGGCCTGGGAGCAGGCCATCGAGGAGACGCTGCGGCACCAGGCGCCCATCGCCAGCATCATCATGCGGTTCCCCACCCGCGACATCGAGGACGAGCCGACCGGTCTGACCTTCCGGCAGGGCGACGCCATCGTCATCAACTACGCCGCGGGCGGCCGCGATCCGCACGTCCACGGCGCCAGCGCCGACGCCTTCGACATCACCCGCACCACCGCACGGGAGCACCTGGCGTTCGGCCACGGCCCGCACTTCTGCCCTGGCGCGCCGCTGGCCCGGCTGGAGGCCGCCATCGCCCTGCCAATGCTCTTCGACTCCTACCCCGAGCTGCGCCTGGCCGTCGATCCCGAGGAGCTCAAGCCGCTGTCCTCCTTCATCTCCAACGGCCACCGGCATCTGCCCGTCCGCCTTCGGCCCCCGGCCGATTCCTGA